The following are from one region of the Halorussus rarus genome:
- a CDS encoding VOC family protein — protein sequence MNATLDHVMMRVEDLEETLDWYGTHLDYEEKGRWEADTFTNVYLGPEDVHEEGAVLELTYNHDGRSYEMGDAWGHIAVRVDDVYDAYEQLMDEGVEDYRDPDSCGGSYAFVTDPDGHEIEVVERDHGARWSLDHTMIRVEDADAALGWYTRKLEYEHTGRWESDTFANYFMKPEGAADEAMAVELTYNYDGRSYEMGDAWGHIAVRADDLQDDWEALMERDAEDYRDPESCDNRYAFTKDVDGHEIEVIERDE from the coding sequence ATGAACGCGACGCTCGACCACGTGATGATGCGCGTAGAGGACCTGGAGGAGACGCTCGACTGGTACGGCACCCACCTCGATTACGAGGAGAAGGGCCGGTGGGAGGCCGACACGTTCACCAACGTCTACCTCGGGCCCGAGGACGTCCACGAGGAGGGCGCGGTCCTCGAACTCACCTACAACCACGACGGCCGGTCGTACGAGATGGGCGACGCGTGGGGGCACATCGCCGTGCGCGTCGACGACGTGTACGACGCCTACGAGCAACTGATGGACGAGGGCGTCGAGGACTACCGCGACCCCGACTCCTGCGGTGGCTCGTACGCGTTCGTCACGGACCCCGACGGCCACGAGATCGAGGTCGTCGAGCGCGACCACGGCGCGCGCTGGAGCCTCGACCACACCATGATCCGCGTGGAGGACGCCGACGCGGCGCTGGGCTGGTACACCCGAAAGCTGGAGTACGAGCACACCGGTCGCTGGGAGTCCGACACCTTCGCGAACTACTTCATGAAGCCCGAGGGCGCGGCCGACGAAGCGATGGCCGTCGAACTCACGTACAACTACGACGGCCGGTCGTACGAGATGGGCGACGCGTGGGGGCACATCGCCGTGCGCGCCGACGACCTCCAGGACGACTGGGAGGCGCTGATGGAGCGCGACGCCGAGGACTACCGCGACCCCGAGTCGTGCGACAACCGGTACGCCTTCACGAAGGACGTGGACGGTCACGAAATCGAGGTTATCGAGCGCGACGAGTAG
- the artA gene encoding archaeosortase A, whose protein sequence is MTSPLTDGLAWLTIGVFAAATALDWYDDDRGRGRARYLAAGAWVLFGVFWAALFPHFAFEQKSFIEGALSLAALPACLYVAYLLVQGRETLFLLSRAVAFMGLIYMPFTMIAPAKEWLIETVAWQGEVVMRNLGYEFQVIQREETIRGAYFFATENHGEFTVNVLLACTGLGSIAIFGGLIAAVRAPLRRKLRALAVAVSVIWALNLLRVVFITLAFSQQWLQVFVEPTMALVGYENPNMVSYFISDRVLAQSLSVVALVGISWAVAREVPELLTVGEDVLYVVTGDEYDLHEAVGTERPVAADGKGE, encoded by the coding sequence GTGACATCGCCGCTGACCGACGGACTCGCGTGGCTCACCATCGGCGTGTTCGCCGCGGCCACCGCGCTCGACTGGTACGACGACGACCGCGGCCGCGGCCGGGCGCGCTACCTCGCGGCGGGGGCGTGGGTCCTCTTCGGCGTGTTCTGGGCCGCGCTGTTCCCCCACTTCGCCTTCGAGCAGAAGAGCTTCATCGAGGGCGCGCTGAGTCTGGCCGCGCTCCCGGCCTGCCTGTACGTGGCCTACCTGCTCGTGCAGGGTCGGGAAACCCTGTTCCTGCTCTCGCGAGCCGTCGCGTTCATGGGACTCATCTACATGCCGTTCACGATGATCGCGCCCGCCAAGGAGTGGCTCATCGAGACCGTGGCGTGGCAGGGTGAGGTCGTCATGCGAAATCTGGGCTACGAGTTCCAGGTCATCCAGCGCGAGGAGACGATCCGGGGTGCGTACTTCTTCGCCACCGAGAACCACGGCGAGTTCACCGTCAACGTGCTGCTGGCCTGCACCGGCCTCGGTAGCATCGCCATCTTCGGCGGGCTCATCGCGGCGGTCCGCGCGCCGCTGCGCCGGAAGCTCCGGGCGCTGGCCGTCGCCGTCTCCGTCATCTGGGCGCTGAACCTGCTGCGGGTCGTGTTCATCACGCTCGCGTTCAGCCAGCAGTGGCTCCAGGTGTTCGTCGAGCCGACGATGGCGCTCGTCGGCTACGAGAACCCCAACATGGTGTCGTACTTCATCTCCGACCGCGTGCTGGCCCAGAGCCTCTCGGTGGTCGCGCTGGTCGGCATCTCGTGGGCGGTCGCCCGCGAGGTGCCGGAGCTGCTGACCGTCGGCGAGGACGTGCTCTACGTCGTGACCGGCGACGAGTACGACCTCCACGAGGCGGTCGGGACCGAGCGCCCGGTCGCGGCGGACGGCAAGGGCGAGTAG
- a CDS encoding saccharopine dehydrogenase family protein: MTDELLIYGSYGYTGALVARTAVEEGLDPVLAGRTAEKVERQATDLGLDHRVFSLEYPEVVERQVGEFSAVLNCAGPFSRTARPLYSACLDAGTDYLDITGEIDVLEAEAGRDAEAEANDVTLLPAVGFDVVPTDCLAGYLATEQESPTRLSLAIDGLGTFSPGTAKSIVEGLTRPGAVRRAGEIRTVPPAWRTRHLDFGQGPKTAVTIPWGDVSSAFYTTGIPDIETYATVPEYAATVMAKTGPLASVFGLGPVQQVLKSVIDATVSGPTAEERAQSASRIWGEVENADGERFAARMRTPDTYDLTAETAVESARRVVEGEVEPGFHTPASAFGPDYVLEFDGVEREDVDRRSTVGVSVKE; this comes from the coding sequence GTGACCGACGAACTGCTCATCTACGGGTCGTACGGATACACGGGCGCGCTGGTCGCCCGGACCGCGGTCGAAGAGGGACTCGACCCCGTTCTGGCCGGCCGGACGGCCGAGAAGGTCGAGCGTCAGGCGACCGACCTCGGCCTCGACCACCGGGTGTTCAGCCTCGAATACCCCGAGGTCGTCGAGCGGCAGGTCGGGGAGTTCTCGGCGGTGCTGAACTGCGCCGGACCGTTCTCGCGGACCGCCCGCCCGCTCTACTCGGCGTGCCTGGACGCCGGGACCGACTACCTCGACATCACCGGGGAGATAGACGTGCTGGAGGCGGAGGCGGGCCGCGACGCCGAGGCCGAGGCCAACGACGTGACGCTGCTCCCGGCGGTCGGGTTCGACGTCGTGCCGACCGACTGCCTCGCCGGCTACCTCGCCACGGAGCAGGAGTCGCCGACCCGGCTCTCGCTGGCGATCGACGGGCTCGGGACGTTCTCGCCCGGCACGGCCAAGTCCATCGTGGAGGGGCTGACCCGACCCGGCGCGGTCCGGCGCGCCGGCGAGATCCGCACGGTGCCGCCTGCGTGGCGGACCCGCCACCTCGACTTCGGGCAGGGGCCGAAGACCGCGGTGACCATCCCGTGGGGCGACGTCTCGTCGGCCTTCTACACGACCGGGATTCCCGACATTGAGACGTACGCCACGGTCCCGGAGTACGCCGCCACCGTGATGGCCAAGACCGGCCCGCTCGCGTCGGTGTTCGGACTGGGACCGGTCCAGCAGGTCCTGAAGTCCGTCATCGACGCGACGGTGTCGGGCCCGACCGCCGAGGAGCGCGCCCAGAGCGCGAGCCGCATCTGGGGCGAGGTCGAGAACGCGGACGGCGAGCGGTTCGCCGCCCGGATGCGGACGCCCGACACCTACGACCTGACCGCCGAGACCGCGGTGGAGTCGGCCCGGCGCGTGGTGGAGGGTGAAGTCGAACCGGGGTTCCACACGCCGGCGTCCGCGTTCGGGCCGGACTACGTGCTGGAGTTCGACGGCGTCGAGCGCGAGGACGTCGACCGAAGGTCGACGGTCGGGGTCAGCGTGAAGGAGTGA
- a CDS encoding BGTF surface domain-containing protein has translation MTNAGNDQTVTIDISEAQDAGLDVTVTGYSSNVDTGADATTSTGEVVSGDTLTLDLADGVNDETVSATLELDATGDNVESDSRIRYGISSGDDSLSGSETAAFKVIDPAADDRTFSGDDSATIYAGETITFDTSGHSGDVVTIYEDTGSDTTNWEEVDRFSTAPGTLVNYDTSDLEGEYTVTYDDQEPDTDSEETQLEVNALNLEASAQDVNLTTEDDVVVDASSADFGGNFYAEIYEEGTDFEDNAPLAQVPESFDGTGEATVNLGNVSEIEDQGAGEYVVRVVHNATSVETTTDTLNVTAAGDASVSVPQDTIYEERGDVANVSIELENRDDAYVQLGGDSSNFKANFTVVDEDGNGYVNLSINTYDSMGATAITGDNGFVSVTSDDDFIATSGANAMSDDHGVYVGDPLSLVENSDDALNNPMAAGNYDLVVSQSNDDRDSKTILSVSDPSVDEVNTWVHEGVGATNLPDDDELDELLNGVAETDTIANGDYVVVETQVSGIYGYVSSADDFADADTKLSTDAGDSAVYLNLTQQNAGPNTNGNVLYGGDAEKMYFDAGNNTVYAVFPDESGDFSDGQEYKADFHVPEENAAYKNDQNASAEFEVAERSIEFSNLNSSDILEVEASENASVEGTTNLAPGTTVDVELESSGQLFTKTVEVGDNGTISAMFDLSGQDVGTELSALLSADSDTEATADAVVVEQVDDGTDETTTSDGGEDTSTTTTTTTEETTTEETTTEETTTEETTTEETTTTSSDGGIPGFGVAVSLVALVAAALLALRRSN, from the coding sequence GTGACTAACGCTGGTAACGACCAGACCGTCACAATCGACATTAGCGAGGCCCAGGATGCTGGTCTTGACGTCACCGTCACTGGGTACAGCTCGAATGTCGATACAGGCGCTGACGCGACCACGTCCACCGGCGAAGTGGTGTCGGGCGACACGCTGACGCTCGACCTTGCTGACGGCGTCAACGACGAAACGGTGTCGGCTACGCTGGAGCTCGACGCGACGGGCGACAACGTTGAGTCCGACAGCCGGATTCGCTACGGCATCAGCTCCGGCGACGATTCGCTGAGCGGTAGTGAGACGGCTGCGTTCAAGGTCATCGACCCGGCTGCCGACGACCGCACGTTCAGCGGCGACGACTCGGCGACCATCTACGCTGGTGAGACGATCACCTTCGACACCTCCGGCCATTCGGGTGACGTCGTCACCATCTACGAGGACACTGGTAGCGACACCACCAACTGGGAGGAGGTCGACCGGTTCTCGACTGCTCCCGGTACTCTGGTAAACTACGACACGTCCGACCTCGAAGGTGAGTACACTGTCACCTACGACGATCAGGAGCCGGACACCGACTCCGAGGAGACTCAGCTTGAGGTCAACGCGCTGAACCTCGAGGCGTCCGCGCAGGACGTCAACCTCACGACCGAGGACGACGTCGTGGTCGATGCTTCCTCCGCGGACTTCGGCGGTAACTTCTACGCCGAGATTTACGAGGAAGGCACGGACTTCGAGGACAACGCCCCGCTCGCGCAGGTCCCTGAGTCGTTCGACGGGACTGGCGAGGCGACTGTCAACCTCGGTAACGTTTCCGAGATCGAGGACCAGGGCGCTGGCGAGTACGTCGTCCGTGTCGTCCACAACGCTACGAGCGTTGAGACGACCACCGACACGCTCAACGTCACCGCAGCTGGTGACGCATCGGTGAGTGTCCCCCAGGACACCATCTACGAGGAGCGCGGTGACGTGGCGAACGTCTCGATCGAACTCGAGAACCGTGACGACGCCTACGTCCAGCTGGGCGGCGACTCCAGCAACTTCAAGGCGAACTTCACGGTGGTTGACGAGGACGGTAACGGCTACGTCAACCTCTCGATCAACACCTACGACTCGATGGGTGCGACCGCCATCACCGGTGACAACGGCTTCGTCAGCGTCACCAGTGATGACGACTTCATCGCGACCTCCGGCGCGAACGCCATGAGCGACGACCACGGCGTCTACGTCGGTGACCCGCTCTCGCTCGTCGAAAACAGCGACGACGCGCTGAACAACCCGATGGCGGCGGGCAACTACGATCTGGTTGTCTCGCAGTCCAACGACGACCGCGACTCGAAGACCATCCTGAGCGTGAGTGACCCGTCGGTCGACGAGGTCAACACGTGGGTCCACGAGGGCGTCGGTGCAACCAACCTGCCTGACGACGACGAGCTCGACGAACTGCTCAACGGTGTCGCGGAGACCGACACCATCGCCAACGGCGACTACGTCGTTGTCGAAACCCAGGTCTCGGGCATCTACGGCTACGTCAGCTCGGCAGACGACTTCGCCGACGCTGACACTAAGCTGAGTACCGACGCGGGTGACAGTGCGGTCTACCTGAACCTGACCCAGCAGAACGCCGGCCCGAACACGAACGGTAACGTGCTGTACGGCGGCGACGCTGAGAAGATGTACTTCGACGCGGGGAACAACACCGTCTACGCGGTCTTCCCCGACGAGAGCGGTGACTTCTCCGACGGTCAGGAGTACAAGGCTGACTTCCACGTCCCCGAGGAGAACGCGGCGTACAAGAACGACCAGAACGCGTCTGCGGAGTTCGAGGTCGCCGAGCGTTCGATCGAGTTCAGCAACCTGAACTCGAGCGACATCCTCGAGGTCGAAGCGAGTGAGAATGCGTCCGTCGAGGGCACGACCAACCTCGCGCCCGGTACGACGGTCGACGTCGAACTCGAGTCGTCGGGCCAGCTGTTCACCAAGACCGTCGAGGTCGGTGACAATGGCACGATCAGCGCCATGTTCGACCTGAGCGGTCAGGACGTCGGCACCGAGCTCTCGGCGCTGCTGTCGGCCGACTCCGACACCGAGGCGACGGCTGACGCCGTTGTGGTCGAGCAGGTCGACGATGGCACGGACGAGACCACCACCAGCGACGGTGGCGAGGACACGTCCACGACCACGACGACCACGACTGAGGAGACCACGACTGAGGAGACCACGACCGAGGAGACCACGACCGAGGAGACTACGACCGAGGAGACCACCACCACGTCGAGTGACGGTGGCATCCCCGGCTTCGGCGTGGCCGTCTCGCTGGTCGCCCTCGTCGCGGCTGCGCTGCTGGCACTCCGCCGCAGCAACTGA
- a CDS encoding DUF7827 domain-containing protein, whose translation MSVDGSGGSNIADRTQVSDGEFTVTPSSANSQVQIPVTLSNESAVEQNNRIRYHITADGQSLTAAFKTLNVQSTSLDGSGSSATVYSGEVVTFQTDQVGDVVTIYEQQDNNWVSVERFSTSPGNAVNYDTANLEGEYTVTFDDQEPGDSDDNQQVALRVNPLNLQTSAVEANLTTQENITVDVSSADFGSQFTAALYEEGADFDDTEPITSVNETFDGTGNARVTFDTLASMDDVGAGDYVVRVTHLDTGISVTTNTVNVTDAGERSVSLPTRTISEQRGDVAEFTVDLESTDTAYVQVGGQGSNFLANFTVEDGSDDDTNVTVSVDTFNSSADSVTDFVSVSDTDSISVANGDDGTTQYGEQGLYVGNPLQPGSLQDPMAAGSYNIIAGLENNDRDAKTILSLSEPSVDGVNTWVYGGEDLPDSGELGELQQGLSQSDTIPAGDYVVVETQVSGVHAYLDGVNDFGSNTSQAYNVYLNLTQQNVGPNANPETWYGTNASAVYVDAENNTVLTAFQTGQGQLDAGENFNATFHASAANPVFTESQNASTTFEVVERSIQFTGLGANDTLELQASENATVTGTSNLAPGTNVDVEVESAGQLFTQTVEVGQDGNFTATFDLSDLDPGSEIDARITTGTVTERVDAVLVQAAQQTTAAQETTTTTTTTTTTTEETTTTEETTTTEETTTTTEETTTTEGGDGGIPGFGVGVTLVALAAAALLALRRSR comes from the coding sequence GTGAGCGTGGACGGCAGTGGCGGGTCGAACATCGCGGACCGGACTCAGGTTAGCGACGGCGAGTTCACCGTCACCCCCTCGAGTGCCAACTCGCAGGTCCAGATTCCGGTGACGCTGTCGAACGAGTCGGCCGTCGAGCAGAACAACCGCATCCGGTACCACATCACCGCCGACGGTCAGTCCCTGACCGCGGCGTTCAAGACACTCAACGTGCAGTCGACCTCGCTCGACGGGAGCGGTTCGAGCGCGACGGTCTACTCGGGCGAAGTGGTTACGTTCCAGACCGACCAGGTCGGTGACGTCGTCACCATCTACGAGCAGCAGGACAACAACTGGGTCTCCGTCGAGCGGTTCTCGACGAGTCCGGGTAACGCGGTGAACTACGACACGGCGAACCTCGAAGGCGAGTACACCGTCACCTTCGACGATCAGGAGCCCGGCGACTCCGACGATAATCAGCAAGTCGCCTTGAGAGTGAACCCGCTGAACCTGCAGACCTCGGCAGTCGAGGCGAACCTGACGACCCAGGAGAACATCACGGTCGACGTCTCCTCGGCCGACTTCGGAAGCCAGTTCACCGCCGCGCTCTACGAGGAGGGCGCGGACTTCGACGACACCGAACCCATCACGTCGGTGAACGAGACGTTCGACGGAACGGGCAACGCCAGGGTGACGTTCGACACGCTGGCGAGTATGGATGACGTCGGTGCCGGCGACTACGTCGTCCGCGTCACGCACCTCGATACGGGAATCAGCGTGACGACCAACACGGTCAACGTCACCGATGCCGGCGAACGGTCAGTCAGCCTCCCGACCCGGACCATCTCCGAGCAGCGCGGCGACGTCGCGGAGTTCACCGTCGACCTCGAAAGCACCGACACCGCGTACGTGCAGGTCGGCGGTCAGGGGAGCAACTTCCTCGCGAACTTCACGGTCGAGGACGGGAGCGACGACGACACGAACGTGACCGTCTCCGTCGACACGTTCAACTCGTCGGCGGACTCGGTCACCGACTTCGTCTCCGTGAGCGACACCGACTCAATCAGCGTCGCGAACGGCGACGACGGCACGACCCAATACGGTGAACAGGGCCTCTACGTCGGCAATCCGCTCCAGCCCGGTAGTCTCCAGGACCCCATGGCCGCGGGGAGCTACAACATCATCGCGGGGCTCGAGAACAACGACCGCGACGCCAAGACGATTCTGAGTCTCAGCGAACCGTCGGTCGACGGCGTCAACACGTGGGTGTACGGCGGTGAGGACCTGCCGGACAGCGGCGAACTGGGAGAGCTTCAGCAAGGCCTCTCGCAGTCCGACACGATTCCGGCCGGCGATTACGTCGTCGTCGAAACGCAGGTGTCCGGCGTTCACGCCTACCTCGACGGCGTTAACGACTTCGGGTCGAACACGAGCCAGGCGTACAACGTCTACCTCAACCTGACCCAGCAGAACGTCGGTCCGAACGCCAACCCCGAGACGTGGTACGGTACGAACGCGAGCGCTGTGTACGTCGACGCGGAGAACAACACGGTGCTGACCGCGTTCCAGACCGGGCAGGGTCAGCTCGACGCCGGCGAGAACTTCAACGCCACGTTCCACGCCTCGGCGGCGAACCCGGTGTTCACCGAGTCCCAGAACGCCTCGACCACGTTTGAGGTCGTCGAGCGGTCCATCCAGTTCACTGGACTGGGCGCCAACGATACCCTCGAACTCCAGGCGAGTGAGAACGCGACCGTGACCGGGACGTCGAACCTCGCGCCCGGCACGAACGTCGACGTCGAGGTCGAGTCGGCCGGCCAGCTGTTCACCCAGACGGTCGAGGTGGGACAGGACGGCAACTTCACGGCGACCTTCGACCTGAGCGACCTCGACCCCGGCTCGGAGATCGACGCCCGCATCACGACGGGAACCGTCACCGAGCGGGTCGACGCCGTGTTGGTCCAGGCTGCCCAGCAGACGACCGCGGCCCAGGAGACGACAACTACGACGACCACCACGACGACCACGACTGAAGAGACAACGACGACCGAGGAGACGACTACGACTGAAGAGACGACGACCACGACCGAGGAGACAACCACGACGGAGGGCGGTGACGGCGGTATCCCCGGCTTCGGAGTCGGCGTCACGCTGGTCGCGCTCGCGGCGGCCGCGCTGCTGGCGCTCCGGCGGAGTCGATGA
- a CDS encoding class I SAM-dependent methyltransferase — MEVPCVRVDRERGEETRQRLADAGLLADEFEIEVAEGYLYLPVTDADAVPADLSVVARAVGERDTPDTPADILGYEPTYERLGDIVILDEDDPERAREIADAVMASDLPVEGVVNRASKVKGELRVRDWEVLVGEGTETVHREYGNEFLVDVAEVYFSPRLATERHRVAEQVEAGEQAFDMFAGVGPFVVPFAERGAEVVGVDLNGRAVEYLRENARRNGVADRVTAIQGDVRDIAPDYADWADRAVMNLPHSADEFLDAAVTLAGDDCVLHYYDIQHEDDPFGPGETAIRDAAEPEYDVSVETRHVVRSYAPHELNVCLDVRLTR, encoded by the coding sequence ATGGAAGTGCCGTGCGTGCGCGTCGATCGCGAGCGGGGCGAGGAGACCCGGCAGCGACTGGCCGACGCGGGCCTCCTCGCCGACGAGTTCGAAATCGAAGTCGCGGAGGGGTATCTCTACCTTCCTGTGACAGACGCCGACGCGGTGCCCGCGGACCTCTCGGTGGTCGCCCGAGCGGTCGGCGAGCGCGACACGCCCGACACGCCGGCCGACATCCTGGGCTACGAGCCGACCTACGAGCGACTCGGCGACATCGTGATCCTGGACGAGGACGACCCCGAACGGGCTCGCGAAATCGCCGACGCGGTGATGGCCTCGGACCTCCCCGTCGAGGGCGTCGTAAACCGCGCCTCGAAGGTCAAGGGCGAACTCCGGGTCCGCGACTGGGAGGTGCTGGTCGGCGAGGGAACCGAAACGGTCCACCGCGAGTACGGCAACGAGTTCCTGGTCGACGTGGCCGAGGTGTACTTCTCGCCGCGACTCGCCACCGAGCGCCACCGGGTCGCCGAGCAAGTCGAGGCGGGCGAGCAGGCGTTCGACATGTTCGCCGGGGTCGGCCCCTTCGTCGTCCCGTTCGCCGAGCGCGGCGCGGAGGTGGTCGGCGTCGACCTCAACGGGCGCGCGGTCGAGTACCTCCGGGAGAACGCCCGTCGGAACGGCGTGGCCGACCGGGTGACGGCGATTCAGGGGGACGTGAGGGACATCGCGCCCGACTACGCCGACTGGGCCGACCGCGCGGTGATGAACCTCCCCCACAGCGCCGACGAGTTCCTCGACGCGGCGGTCACGCTGGCCGGCGACGACTGCGTCCTCCACTACTACGACATCCAGCACGAGGACGACCCCTTCGGGCCGGGCGAGACCGCGATCCGGGACGCCGCCGAACCGGAGTACGACGTCTCGGTCGAGACCCGCCACGTCGTCCGGTCGTACGCGCCCCACGAACTCAACGTCTGTCTCGACGTGCGATTGACTCGCTAG
- the dph5 gene encoding diphthine synthase — MLTFVGLGLYDERSITVEGRDAVRDANRVFAEFYTSKLLGATVEDLEAYHDVDIEVRDRAGVEQDPEAILRAGEDGDAVFLTAGDTMISTTHVDLRLRAEERGIDTRVVHAPTAESAASGLTGLQNYRFGKATTLPFDYAHGADGVPASVTDAVDENRERGLHTLVYLDIKVENDEYMTADHAAALLADEYGDLLGVVVARAGSPDPLVVADRIAALADREFGDPLHLLVVPGDLHHIEADALRELAGAPDELLDVE; from the coding sequence ATGCTCACATTCGTCGGACTCGGTCTCTACGACGAGCGCTCGATCACCGTCGAGGGCCGCGACGCCGTCCGCGACGCCAACCGCGTCTTCGCCGAGTTCTACACCAGCAAACTGCTCGGCGCGACCGTCGAGGATCTCGAAGCCTACCACGACGTCGACATCGAGGTCCGCGACCGCGCGGGCGTCGAGCAGGACCCCGAGGCAATCCTCCGTGCCGGCGAGGACGGCGACGCGGTCTTCCTCACCGCGGGCGACACGATGATCTCGACCACGCACGTGGACCTCCGGCTCCGGGCCGAGGAACGCGGCATCGACACGCGCGTCGTCCACGCGCCGACCGCAGAATCGGCGGCCAGCGGACTGACCGGACTCCAGAACTACCGGTTCGGCAAGGCCACGACGCTCCCGTTCGACTACGCCCACGGCGCCGACGGCGTCCCGGCCAGCGTCACCGACGCCGTCGACGAGAACCGCGAGCGCGGACTCCACACCCTCGTCTATCTGGACATCAAGGTCGAGAACGACGAGTACATGACCGCCGACCACGCCGCCGCCCTGCTCGCCGACGAGTACGGCGACCTGTTGGGCGTCGTGGTTGCGCGCGCCGGGAGCCCCGACCCACTGGTGGTCGCCGACCGCATCGCCGCGCTCGCCGACCGCGAGTTCGGCGACCCGCTCCACCTGCTCGTGGTACCGGGCGACCTCCACCACATCGAGGCCGACGCGCTCCGCGAGCTGGCGGGCGCGCCGGACGAACTGCTCGACGTCGAGTAG